Below is a genomic region from Echinicola rosea.
TGGCAGGGATAAACATGGCCTTTAACGGCAAAAGACTCTTGGGGTTTGCCGTTACGGCAGTGGCCTTGATGCTGCAGATTCGCTTTAACCACCTCCAGATCACCTACTACACCCTGATCGTTGTACTGATCTATGCCATTGGCCAATTAACGTATTATATCAAAGAAAAAAGGTTACCTGAATTTGGCAAAATAGCTGGAATCCTCATCGTAGGGGGGCTTATTGCGGTGGGCGCCAATGCCAACCGTCTAATATCTGTGCTGGAATACGGAAAATACTCCATACGTGGTGAAAAGCTTCTGGAATCCGCAGGAGACAATGAAGCAGGATTAAGCAAGGAATATGCCTTTAGTTGGTCACAGGGCAAACTCGAATCCTTTACCTTGCTCATTCCAAACTTTTCAGGAGGCGCCAGTCAGGAGGGTCTTCCAAGCGATTCCAATGCCGCTGAAGCCCTTCAGCAAAACGGTGTCTCGGGCGCTCAGCTCACCAATTTTCTTCAAGGAGCCCCTACTTACTGGGGAGATCAACCCTTTACAGGTGGCCCCATATATGGCAGTATTATTATGGTATTCCTATTTGTGATCGGCATTATCTATGCACCAAAGCGATTTAGGAATATTTTTGTCGCGGTCACCATCATATCCCTCATGCTTGCTTGGGGCAAAAACTTAGCTTGGTTCAATTTTACGCTGTTCGACATCCTTCCCGGTTACAATAAATTCCGTGCCGTATCGATGGCATTGGGGATCACCTTATTTGCGGTACCGGTCCTGGGATGTATCGGCTTGGAACATTTATACGCAGACCAAAATAAACAAAAGAAAACCAAAGCGCTATTGCTTTCCATTGGCATTGTAGGTGGTTTTGTGGTATTGCTGATCTTATTGGCAGGGGCTTTTGGATTCAAAGGCGCGGCAGACGCCAGCTTCCCCGGTTGGCTGACCGATGCATTGCGAGAAGACCGAAAAAGCATGCTCCGAAAAGACGCCCTCAGAAGCCTGGCTTTTATCCTCCCTAGTGCCTTGCTGATATTCTTTGCTATCAAAGGCAAGGTAAAATACCTTTATGCCACAATGGGAATTGCGGTACTGGTGGTAGCTGATGTATGGACGATCAACAAACGCTACTTGAATGATGATTCCCTGAAGAAAAGTCCAAGTGAAAGTTACTTTGCTCCTACTCCTGCGGATAAAAAAGTCATGCAGGATGATGGTTATTTCAGGGTACTCAATCTCCAAAACACCTTCAAAGAAGCAAGGACCAGTTATCGCTTCCAGAGTATCGGAGGATACCATGGTGCCAAAATGAGGCGTTATCAGGACTTGATCGACAGGGTACTACAAACAGAAATTTCCGGCTTTGTAAAAAAAGCCCAAGAAGGAAATTTTGACTATGCCAACCTCCCTGCACTCAACATGCTCAACACCAAATACATTCTGGCCGGCAATAGCGAAAAGGCAGTTTTCCAAAACCCCGAAGCCAATGGCCCAGCATGGTTTCCCCAAGAAATCGTAGCAGTAGGTAGCAATGATGAGGAAATAAGTAAAATCCCCCAAATCAACACCAAATCCCAAGCCACGGTCAATACCAATGAATTCGAGGTGGAAGCTGGTGCAGGAACGGTTTCTATCAAAAACCACCAACCCAACAAGCTGGAGTACACCGTCAATGCATCCAAGGCGGGACTAGTGGTATTTTCTGAAATCTATTATCCTGAAGGATGGACAGCCACCATCAATGGTGAAAAAACAGAGATAATACGTACTGATTACCTATTGAGAGGACTATTAGTACCGGAAGGTCCGTCAGAAGTGGTATTTAAATTTGAACCAACCAGCTATTATCGTGGTTCATTTATTTCGGTATCATGCCAATATTTTATTATATTACTTCTGATTATTGGGCTAATCTTACCGTTTACCAAATTTGCTGACTATGGAAGAAAAGGATAAATACATCAGTTTTTATGATCAATTTTCTACTGATTCCAGAAAAAAGGAAATCAGTGAACTGAATGGAAGTATTCTGGAGAAATTGATGGTAGAAGGATTAAAATCCAACCACAAGATCGTCGAAGGCGGCTGTGGACTGGGTGAGCTGAGCCATATTTTGGCAAATAAAGTAAAAAACGGAAAAGTCCTTGGTGTTGATATCAATGAAGACACCGTCCAAAGGGCATCTGAACTTTGGAAAAAGCAGAAAAACCTGACTTTCATAAAAGCAGAAATGAAGGCGTTTGAAAACCGGGGCGAGACGTACGATTTTTTTGTATTGACTGATATTCTTCAGCAAGTATCCACGGACAAACACCTCAAGTTATTTGAGGCGGTCAGAAGGCACTCTCATGAGGATACCACCATATTCATTAACCTTCCCACCCCGCGGTTTTCTGAGTGGAAAGCTCACAATGACCCGGAAAGCCTTCAGTTTGTCGAGCCATCCGTAAACATCGCCGGACTGGTCGAAAGCCTGACCTTAAATGATTTTTACTTGGAAAAAGCAGTGCCCTATAATGTCTTCTATGAAGAAAATGACTTTCAATATTTTATTTTCAAACCATTGACAAGAATCACCGTTCCTACGCCAAAGAAAAAGTGGGCAAACCTAAAAGAAAAACTGCCAACCAACTTATTGGGCTTGCTTTAGTACACAAGCTCCCCTACATATGATGTTAGACTATTGTGTAATCATTCCTGCGCACAATGAAGCGCAGTATGTATCATTATTGCTCGATTCCCTTACCCAACAATCACTCCTTCCCAGACAAGTGGTTATCGTCAACGATAATTCTACGGACCACACCGCAACCATCATCGATCGGTATGCGAATGATTTCCCTTGGATCACGGCAGTTCATAGCCAAACGGAAGCCTCCCGCCTACCCGGCAGCAAAGTAGTGGCGGCATTTGAGAAGGGGTTGGAGGCAGTCAATCACCCCTTTGATTTTATTGTAAAGCTGGATGCAGACTTGATTCTCCCCAAAAATTATTTCCAAGAAATTGCGACCATCTTCCAACAGCAGCCCAAGGCAGGAATCGTCGGCGGGTTTGCTTACGAAAAAGTAGGGGCTAAATGGACGCTTAACCACCCAATGGGAAAAGACCACGTTAGAGGCGCTTTCAAGGCATATCGTAAGGATTGTTTTGACCAAATGAATGGCCTGCGGTGCACCATTGGCTGGGATACCATCGACGAGCTGCTGGCGAGGTACCATGGCTTTGCGGTCATCACTGTTCCTGAACTGAAAGTAAAACATTTGCGTCCCACAGGTTCAGCCTATTCCAAAAAAGCCAAGTACTTACAAGGCCAAGCCATGTACAAGATGCGTTATGGGCTGGGAATTGCTTTTTTATCCATGGCCAAGGTCACATGGAAACAGCAAAAACCACGGTATTTATGGGACAGCATGATAGGATACATCGCTTCGTTTTTTGATAAGACCGAAAGAGCTGTCACAAAAGAAGAAGGAAAGTTTATTCGATCTTATCGTTGGAAAAACATCTTTCAAAAGATCAGCGGTAAATAACACGATTTTTTTATAAGTTTGACCACCAAAAGCTAAAGTTCCCCAATCAAACATGGCAAATCCCCTCATCGAACAATTAAAAATAGCCCAAAAAAAGAGTATCCTCCCTAACACTAACTGGAAAAGGGAAAGAGGTGCCGGGCTGGAATACCTTCGCTACAGGATTTGCCGGCCACTAATCAAGGGAGTATTTTACACCTACAGGTGGTGGAATAAACCTGCTCCTTGGTTTGCCCCTTCCGCTGTCAACTTCCTTAAATCGTGGCTGGACAAAGACATGGTTGGGTTGGAATTTGGAAGTGGATCCAGCAGCAAGTTCTTTGCTTCCCGGGTCAATAAACTGGTGAGCGTAGAGCACCATGAAGGCTGGTACACCCATGTACACCGGTGGATGGATGAAAATGGTCTGGAAAACATCGATTACCGATTAATTACTGAAAAAGAAATCGATGAACCCAAAAACCTCCCCGCCTTCTTCAAAACGCATCAATTAACCAAAAAAGACTATCCCTACAAAACAGAGTTTTGGGACTATTTTCATGTGGCAGATGAATTTGAAGAGGGGTATTTTGATTTCGTTTTGGTGGATGGACGCGCCAGAGTGGCCTGCTTGCTCAATTCACTTCCCAAACTCAAATCCGGCGGGCTGATGATTCTGGACAATTCCGATCGGCCTAGCTATCAGCTGGCCTTTAGGGTATTGAAGGATTGGGAGCATTTCACCTGTACCACGGGACTATCGGACACCACTTTTTGGATCAAACCATAACCTATGGGCACCATCAGGACGCAGTCTTCACAAACGACCATCATCGCCTATGCGGGTATCCTGATCGGCTTTGTCGGTTCTGCTTTACTGCGTCCTAAAATCCTCTCAGAGGGTGAAATTGGCCTGCTCCAACTGGTGCTAAATACTACAGCTCTTTTTGCTTCCATCTTTACCTTGGGCACCAACCTCACCACCCTCAAGATGGTGCCAGAGTTCAAAACCAAGCCTGAAAAGAAAAGAAGTTTCATTACCTTTTCACTATTGGTGGGAATGGTGGGTTTACTCTTGGCGGTACCCGTTTTTCTACTTACAAAGACATTTATCTTCCAAACCCAAGATGGAGGATTTGAGGGATTTGCCTACAACAATGAATTTTACCTTGGTATGCTAGTGGTCATTGGCTTTAGGATTTTCCAATACATATTGGACGCCTATTTACGCACCAACCACCAGCCGCTTCCTGGTGTGATCGCCGAGAGCATCATACAAAAGGCCCTGCCCATCCTTGGTTTAGTGTTTTTTTATTTTCGCTTGATCAATTTCCAGCAACTCATTTACCTTAACCTGGCCATTTTCATCCTTCCAGTCACCATCTCCTTCGTCATGCTAAAGCGTGCCAAGGTATTTACTCTTGGAAAGCCGGGGCCTTTTACGCCGGATGAAAAAAAGACCATTGCCGGAATCTCCTCCTCGGGAATTCTGGAAATCCTAAGTGGTGGTTTGATCCTGTACATTGATACCTATATGGTACAGTGGCTGATGGGGGAAGATGCGGTGGGCGTCTATACCACCCTGTTCTTTTTTGGCGTGGTCATCAGTGTCCCGGCCAAAGCCATCCGAAGGGTATCTATCGTGACCATTTCAGAATCCATGGCGCAAGGTGACTATTCCACGATCCAGTCGATCTACAAGAAAAGCAGCCAGACCTTGTTGGTAGTCGGTGGCTTGTTGTTTCTGGGCATTTGGTGCAACCGCTACAGTGTTGGTGGCTACCTGGGTGAAAGTTATGCTGCTGCCATCCCTGTCCTGCTTTATACCGCACTGGCCCAACTGGTGGATTGTATCACTTCTGTCAATTACCAAATCATCGCGGTTTCAAAACACTATTATTACAACCTCTTTATGGGTTTTTTGACACTTGCCTTGCTGATTGCCACCAATTACTTTCTAATTCCTATCATGGGCGTCACTGGTGCGGCAGTGGCTTCCCTGATCAGCATGGCCTTGATCAATGCGCTTCGCTACTTCTTTCTTCGTCAAAAGTACCAGCTAAGTCCATTCACCTCCGAAAACCTAAAAACCACTCTGATCATAGCGGGAGTTTGGGCTGTTACGGACTGGATTCCGAATGTCGAAAATATTTACCTCAATTTGATCCTAAAAGGAGCCATCGTACTGCTCCTGTACATCCCCGCAGTATATTTCACCAAATGCTCCCCAGACTTCAATGTCGTGGTCAATAAGTACTTGAGAAAAATCGGCATCGATCCGTAAACGCTGGCCAAGGACTCCTTATTTAGATCAAAACTCCAAAAAATCTCCCTACTTTAGACCTTACCTTACTGAAAAAATCGTTGTACCTCCTCACAGACTCTCCTCACATCATCTTCGTGAAGATATGGATGCAAGGGAAGGGAGAGGGTGAGATTGGAAAGTCTGGAGGCTACAGGAAATTCCTTGTTCACTTTAAAAGCCCTCATAGCAGTAACAGGAAGCGGATAATGAACAGCAGTACCAATTCCCTTTTCTGCCAAATAAGCCTTCAAGGCATCACGTTGCACTGTCTGAATGGTAAAAAGATGGGCGTTATGATCTTCCTCCACTATACTTGATGGCACAGTGATCCCCTTAAGATGCTGCAAATGATCAAGATAGCTCTTTGCCAGCCCTTTACGTTTTTGCTGCCAGGCCTCGAAATAAGGAAATTTCACATTTAAAAATGCTGCTTGTAGGGTATCGACCCGGCCATTCCTCCCGACGATTTCATGCCTATCCCTACGTGATTGCCCATGGTTCAACAGCAACCGTAACTTTTCTGCCAACGCAGCATCCTGGACAACCAATAGCCCCGCTTCTCCAAGTGCACCCAGGTTTTTGGTTGGATAAAAACTAAAACAGCCGATCGCTCCATACGTCCCTGCACTCCTGCCCCTTTGTACTGCCCCAAAAGCTTGTGCGGCATCTTCTATGACGTGAATTCCAGTATTTACCGTTAGTTTGAGCAACCGCTCCATGTTTACCATTTTTCCATAAAGATGCACGGGGATGATGGCCCTTGTGCGAGCAGTCAACAAGGAAGGAAGCTGCAATAGATCCATCAGGCCATGACCATCCACATCGCAAAAAACCACCTTTGCGCCCACCATGCTGACCACTTCCGCTGTGGATACCCAAGTCAACGCCGGCACGATCACCTCATCATCGGGACCAATCTCCAACGCTCGCAATGCCAGCTCCAATGCGTCCGTTCCATTGGCGCAGGGGATTGCGTGAGGTACGTTTAAATACTCCCGCATCGTTTTCTCCAGCGCATCAACTTCCTCGCCGCCAGAAAACAGGCCTTTTTCCAGCAGTTTGGCAAACTTCACCTTCAGCTCATCGGCCAAGTCGGCGTGCATGGGCGCTAGTTCAAGAAATGGAATCGATCTGCTCATCGAGCAATTGGGCTAGTTTTTTGGTCAATGTTTTACGTTCAAAGCGCGTAATGTCACGATCAGCCGAAGTCTCTTCTTCCATCAAAGCCTGATCAGTGAGGTATTGCCTTACTCCCGGCACATCTTCATGGGAAAATACACTACCCGCTCCGGCTTCGTTGATAATCGTGGCAGCATCCCCTTTTGGATCTCCCAAGGCTACGATATTTCTCCCCGTGGCAATGTACTCAAACAATTTTCCGGGGATATTTCCCTTTGCATTCTTGGTGTTCGTCAGGATCAATAGCAGCATGTTTGAACGTTCGTAAAAAGCAAAAACCTCCTCATGAGGCACGTATCCTGCAAATTCCACTCGCTCCGAAAGCCACGGATCACCTTCGATATAGTGCGTGACTTTTTCACTTACGCGCCCCACAAAGGTCAGCTTCACCTCTCTGGCACCCGCTTCGAATGCAGCTTTAAATGCTTCCAAAAAGGGTAATGGATTGCGTATCGCATCAATGATCCCCGTATAGACGACCTCAAACACACCATTACCTTCCTTTTCCTTCTTGAATCCTTTAGGTAAATCTGCCGAATCAAAACCATTGGTGATCAAATCGATGCTACGGCCTGCTATCTTTTCCAACTCTCCTTTAAAGGTAGGAGAAATAGTCACCACCTTTTCGGCTTCTTCGAACACCGACTTTTCCAGTTTCTCGTGTCTTCTACGGATACTTTTCATCATCGGGAGGGTATCCAAAAATTCCCAAGTGGACCAAGGATCCCTAAAATCTGCTACCCAAAGTAGTCCTGTCTTTCGTTTAAGGTTACGCCCTATCAAATGCATGCTGTGAGGTGGGCCGGTGGTGATGATGGCTTTGATATTGTTTCTCCTGACGATGTCTTCCAAAAATTCCACGGATGGCTTCACCCAAAACACCCTTGGATCCGGGACAATGGCATTGGCACGGAGCCAAATGGCGGTCTGGTCAAACCAGTTTTTCTTCCGCTTTTCAATCAATTTGGAAGGGTCTGCAATTTTGCCTCCTTTTTTTTTCTTCAAAAACCGGAACACCCCATATGGCTCCCAAATGGGAAATTTGATGATCTCCCATTGCGGGGAGACCTCCTTGTTCATCGTCTCATCTTTCAGCTCAAAATCAGGGTTTTCGGGAGTAAAAATCACCGGTTCCCAGCCAAAATCAGGCAAAAATTTGGCGAATTTTAGCCAGCGCTGTACGCCAGATCCAGCGCTTGGCGGCCAATAATAAGTGATGATCAATACCTTCTTGGTGTCTTTCATAGGGTAAAGATAGAAGGTTATTGGAAGAATGTAGATTCCAAAATTGTAAAATTAAGAATGACTTTGCAGCCCGCAATCTATAGATTACTGAATCCTTGGTTACTGATGCCCGGTCAATCTGTGGTATTTTTCCAAAATCAATGCATGCATCCTTCTTCTGTCGTACTTTTCGACCACTTCCTTAAACAATACATCCGCCAATACCTGCATCGATTCTCTCTTGACATAGGCAAATTCCAAGGCATCCTTCAGCACCGACACGCTCTTTACCGGAAATACCAACCCGGTTTTCTTGTTGCGAACAATGTCGGTATTGCCCGGGATATCAGAACAGATCACCGGTACCT
It encodes:
- a CDS encoding YfhO family protein → MQVNFKQQVLPHLLGIVSFYVLIVLYFSPIVFDGKMIFQNDILQWEGSAKEMIDFREETGEEALWTNSMFGGMPAYLVNTEYPGDISRTVISAITLGLPHPINGLFFGMVSMYILLLTFRVRSEISVMGAWAFAFNTFHMLSLEAGHNAKIWAICLVPLILAGINMAFNGKRLLGFAVTAVALMLQIRFNHLQITYYTLIVVLIYAIGQLTYYIKEKRLPEFGKIAGILIVGGLIAVGANANRLISVLEYGKYSIRGEKLLESAGDNEAGLSKEYAFSWSQGKLESFTLLIPNFSGGASQEGLPSDSNAAEALQQNGVSGAQLTNFLQGAPTYWGDQPFTGGPIYGSIIMVFLFVIGIIYAPKRFRNIFVAVTIISLMLAWGKNLAWFNFTLFDILPGYNKFRAVSMALGITLFAVPVLGCIGLEHLYADQNKQKKTKALLLSIGIVGGFVVLLILLAGAFGFKGAADASFPGWLTDALREDRKSMLRKDALRSLAFILPSALLIFFAIKGKVKYLYATMGIAVLVVADVWTINKRYLNDDSLKKSPSESYFAPTPADKKVMQDDGYFRVLNLQNTFKEARTSYRFQSIGGYHGAKMRRYQDLIDRVLQTEISGFVKKAQEGNFDYANLPALNMLNTKYILAGNSEKAVFQNPEANGPAWFPQEIVAVGSNDEEISKIPQINTKSQATVNTNEFEVEAGAGTVSIKNHQPNKLEYTVNASKAGLVVFSEIYYPEGWTATINGEKTEIIRTDYLLRGLLVPEGPSEVVFKFEPTSYYRGSFISVSCQYFIILLLIIGLILPFTKFADYGRKG
- a CDS encoding class I SAM-dependent methyltransferase, coding for MEEKDKYISFYDQFSTDSRKKEISELNGSILEKLMVEGLKSNHKIVEGGCGLGELSHILANKVKNGKVLGVDINEDTVQRASELWKKQKNLTFIKAEMKAFENRGETYDFFVLTDILQQVSTDKHLKLFEAVRRHSHEDTTIFINLPTPRFSEWKAHNDPESLQFVEPSVNIAGLVESLTLNDFYLEKAVPYNVFYEENDFQYFIFKPLTRITVPTPKKKWANLKEKLPTNLLGLL
- a CDS encoding glycosyltransferase family 2 protein, with the protein product MMLDYCVIIPAHNEAQYVSLLLDSLTQQSLLPRQVVIVNDNSTDHTATIIDRYANDFPWITAVHSQTEASRLPGSKVVAAFEKGLEAVNHPFDFIVKLDADLILPKNYFQEIATIFQQQPKAGIVGGFAYEKVGAKWTLNHPMGKDHVRGAFKAYRKDCFDQMNGLRCTIGWDTIDELLARYHGFAVITVPELKVKHLRPTGSAYSKKAKYLQGQAMYKMRYGLGIAFLSMAKVTWKQQKPRYLWDSMIGYIASFFDKTERAVTKEEGKFIRSYRWKNIFQKISGK
- a CDS encoding class I SAM-dependent methyltransferase, which codes for MANPLIEQLKIAQKKSILPNTNWKRERGAGLEYLRYRICRPLIKGVFYTYRWWNKPAPWFAPSAVNFLKSWLDKDMVGLEFGSGSSSKFFASRVNKLVSVEHHEGWYTHVHRWMDENGLENIDYRLITEKEIDEPKNLPAFFKTHQLTKKDYPYKTEFWDYFHVADEFEEGYFDFVLVDGRARVACLLNSLPKLKSGGLMILDNSDRPSYQLAFRVLKDWEHFTCTTGLSDTTFWIKP
- a CDS encoding lipopolysaccharide biosynthesis protein, with the protein product MGTIRTQSSQTTIIAYAGILIGFVGSALLRPKILSEGEIGLLQLVLNTTALFASIFTLGTNLTTLKMVPEFKTKPEKKRSFITFSLLVGMVGLLLAVPVFLLTKTFIFQTQDGGFEGFAYNNEFYLGMLVVIGFRIFQYILDAYLRTNHQPLPGVIAESIIQKALPILGLVFFYFRLINFQQLIYLNLAIFILPVTISFVMLKRAKVFTLGKPGPFTPDEKKTIAGISSSGILEILSGGLILYIDTYMVQWLMGEDAVGVYTTLFFFGVVISVPAKAIRRVSIVTISESMAQGDYSTIQSIYKKSSQTLLVVGGLLFLGIWCNRYSVGGYLGESYAAAIPVLLYTALAQLVDCITSVNYQIIAVSKHYYYNLFMGFLTLALLIATNYFLIPIMGVTGAAVASLISMALINALRYFFLRQKYQLSPFTSENLKTTLIIAGVWAVTDWIPNVENIYLNLILKGAIVLLLYIPAVYFTKCSPDFNVVVNKYLRKIGIDP
- a CDS encoding DegT/DnrJ/EryC1/StrS family aminotransferase; translation: MSRSIPFLELAPMHADLADELKVKFAKLLEKGLFSGGEEVDALEKTMREYLNVPHAIPCANGTDALELALRALEIGPDDEVIVPALTWVSTAEVVSMVGAKVVFCDVDGHGLMDLLQLPSLLTARTRAIIPVHLYGKMVNMERLLKLTVNTGIHVIEDAAQAFGAVQRGRSAGTYGAIGCFSFYPTKNLGALGEAGLLVVQDAALAEKLRLLLNHGQSRRDRHEIVGRNGRVDTLQAAFLNVKFPYFEAWQQKRKGLAKSYLDHLQHLKGITVPSSIVEEDHNAHLFTIQTVQRDALKAYLAEKGIGTAVHYPLPVTAMRAFKVNKEFPVASRLSNLTLSLPLHPYLHEDDVRRVCEEVQRFFQ
- a CDS encoding glycosyltransferase family 4 protein; this encodes MKDTKKVLIITYYWPPSAGSGVQRWLKFAKFLPDFGWEPVIFTPENPDFELKDETMNKEVSPQWEIIKFPIWEPYGVFRFLKKKKGGKIADPSKLIEKRKKNWFDQTAIWLRANAIVPDPRVFWVKPSVEFLEDIVRRNNIKAIITTGPPHSMHLIGRNLKRKTGLLWVADFRDPWSTWEFLDTLPMMKSIRRRHEKLEKSVFEEAEKVVTISPTFKGELEKIAGRSIDLITNGFDSADLPKGFKKEKEGNGVFEVVYTGIIDAIRNPLPFLEAFKAAFEAGAREVKLTFVGRVSEKVTHYIEGDPWLSERVEFAGYVPHEEVFAFYERSNMLLLILTNTKNAKGNIPGKLFEYIATGRNIVALGDPKGDAATIINEAGAGSVFSHEDVPGVRQYLTDQALMEEETSADRDITRFERKTLTKKLAQLLDEQIDSIS